In Microbacterium esteraromaticum, the following proteins share a genomic window:
- a CDS encoding DUF1648 domain-containing protein, with amino-acid sequence MTSPALDPATQPEAAAEVRRARRALIVVGLIIPAVLTAAAVALVALWMPELPDPAAMHWGADGVDGFAPPAAYLWLASVLGLGLPLLLVTATLSMARTQWGVTARFLGALALGLSGFSAVIAAGSVWMQRGLADAAAATNVLPVMIGAFCALLVLSAVGWVLQPDVAATPALTLKTAHLRSIAAGERVVWMGTATMARPAVLVIGLAGVMLIGVTWVMLLQAPDKVWIPLLVLVVVGIALAATASFRVRAGADGLTVRSQLGAPRLHVPLEEITSVRAIECHPFAEFGGVGWRVALDGRTGVVLRSGPAIEVGRRGKGAVVVTVDGAETAAATLQAHLEHRGAAR; translated from the coding sequence ATGACCTCGCCTGCCCTCGACCCCGCCACGCAGCCCGAAGCCGCAGCCGAGGTGCGTCGCGCCCGGCGTGCACTGATCGTCGTCGGACTGATCATCCCCGCCGTTCTCACCGCGGCGGCCGTCGCCCTCGTCGCCCTGTGGATGCCCGAACTGCCCGACCCTGCAGCCATGCACTGGGGCGCCGATGGGGTCGACGGCTTCGCCCCGCCGGCCGCATATCTCTGGCTCGCCTCGGTTCTCGGACTCGGCCTGCCGCTGCTTCTTGTGACGGCCACCCTGTCGATGGCGCGCACGCAGTGGGGTGTGACGGCGCGTTTCCTCGGCGCTCTCGCGCTCGGTCTCTCCGGCTTCAGCGCAGTGATCGCCGCCGGGTCCGTGTGGATGCAGCGTGGCCTCGCAGACGCCGCGGCGGCGACGAATGTGCTCCCCGTCATGATCGGAGCGTTCTGCGCGCTGCTCGTGCTGTCCGCCGTGGGCTGGGTGCTGCAGCCTGATGTCGCGGCCACGCCGGCGCTGACGCTGAAGACCGCCCACCTGAGGTCGATCGCGGCGGGTGAGCGGGTGGTCTGGATGGGCACGGCGACCATGGCGCGCCCCGCTGTGCTCGTGATCGGACTGGCCGGCGTGATGCTGATCGGGGTGACATGGGTGATGCTGCTGCAGGCGCCCGACAAGGTCTGGATCCCCCTGCTCGTGCTGGTCGTAGTGGGAATCGCCCTCGCGGCGACGGCATCGTTCCGGGTGCGCGCGGGCGCAGATGGGCTGACCGTGCGCTCGCAGCTCGGCGCGCCACGGCTGCACGTGCCGCTCGAGGAGATCACCTCGGTGCGCGCGATCGAATGCCACCCGTTCGCGGAGTTCGGCGGCGTGGGCTGGCGCGTCGCGCTCGACGGCCGCACCGGCGTCGTCCTGCGCAGCGGACCGGCGATCGAGGTCGGACGCCGAGGCAAGGGCGCGGTGGTCGTGACCGTCGACGGCGCCGAGACCGCCGCCGCGACCCTGCAGGCGCACCTCGAGCACAGGGGTGCGGCTCGCTGA
- a CDS encoding O-methyltransferase — MVESTPQNWRAADEYLSDLLVGHDPELEAALGAQRAAGMPDIEVAPVAGKLLNLLVRMSGARRVLEIGTLGGYSTIWMARAVGEHGRVVTIEAEQDNADIARASIDAAGVGDRVEIRVGRGEDVLPTLVGGFDLVFIDADKESNTLYLDWAARLGHPGTVIVLDNVGRDGEIVNDATEDTKVIGTRDGLRMLGEDPRFDATALQTVGVKGWDGVALALVV; from the coding sequence ATGGTCGAATCCACCCCGCAGAACTGGCGCGCCGCAGACGAGTACCTGTCCGACCTGCTGGTCGGGCATGACCCGGAGCTGGAGGCCGCACTCGGCGCGCAGCGGGCGGCGGGGATGCCCGACATCGAGGTCGCGCCAGTCGCGGGAAAGCTCCTGAACCTGCTGGTGCGGATGAGCGGCGCGCGGCGTGTGCTCGAGATCGGCACGCTCGGCGGCTACTCGACGATCTGGATGGCGCGCGCGGTCGGCGAGCACGGGCGCGTGGTCACGATCGAGGCGGAGCAGGACAACGCCGACATCGCACGCGCCAGCATCGACGCGGCCGGCGTCGGCGACCGGGTCGAGATCCGCGTCGGACGCGGAGAGGATGTGCTGCCCACGCTCGTGGGCGGATTCGACCTGGTGTTCATCGACGCCGACAAGGAGTCGAACACGCTGTACCTCGACTGGGCCGCCAGGCTCGGGCATCCCGGCACCGTGATCGTCCTCGACAACGTGGGGCGCGACGGGGAGATCGTGAACGATGCGACCGAGGACACGAAGGTCATCGGCACGCGCGACGGACTGCGGATGCTGGGGGAAGACCCCCGGTTCGATGCGACGGCCCTGCAGACGGTCGGCGTCAAGGGGTGGGACGGCGTCGCTCTCGCGCTGGTCGTCTGA
- the eno gene encoding phosphopyruvate hydratase has translation MALIEAVGAREILDSRGNPTVEVEVLLDDGVVQRAAVPSGASTGAFEAYELRDGDKSRYGGKGVLKAVEAVIDELGPAIEGVEASEQRIVDEILNEVDGTDNKKRVGANAILGVSLAVAKAAADSADLPLFRYLGGPNAHLLPVPLFNVINGGEHADNGIDMQEFFLAPIGADTYSESLRWGVETYHVLRSELKAAGYATGLGDEGGFAPDLPSNREGLEFLIKAIEKAGFTPGKDIALGLDVAATEFFSDGVYRLDNKDWTGPELIEYYQGLVSDFPIVTIEDALAEDDWDNWKQLTDALGSKVQLVGDDLFVTNPERLGDGIARGVANSLLVKVNQIGTLTETFDAVSLAQRSGYTAMLSHRSGETEDTTIADLAVATNAGQIKTGAPARSERVAKYNQLLRIEEELGDAAVFAGASAFPRFQA, from the coding sequence GTGGCACTGATCGAGGCTGTAGGCGCACGCGAGATTCTCGACTCGCGCGGAAACCCGACCGTCGAGGTGGAGGTGCTCCTCGATGACGGCGTCGTGCAGCGCGCCGCCGTTCCCTCCGGTGCATCCACCGGTGCCTTCGAGGCGTACGAGCTGCGTGACGGCGACAAGAGCCGCTACGGCGGGAAGGGCGTGCTGAAGGCCGTCGAGGCCGTCATCGACGAGCTCGGCCCCGCCATCGAGGGCGTCGAGGCGAGCGAGCAGCGCATCGTCGACGAGATCCTCAACGAGGTCGACGGCACCGACAACAAGAAGCGCGTGGGCGCGAACGCGATCCTCGGCGTCAGCCTTGCGGTCGCCAAGGCTGCGGCCGACTCGGCCGACCTGCCCCTGTTCCGCTACCTGGGCGGCCCCAACGCGCACCTGCTCCCCGTGCCGCTGTTCAACGTCATCAACGGCGGCGAGCACGCCGACAACGGCATCGACATGCAGGAGTTCTTCCTCGCGCCGATCGGCGCCGACACCTACTCCGAGTCGCTGCGCTGGGGCGTCGAGACCTACCACGTGCTGCGCAGCGAGCTGAAGGCGGCGGGTTACGCGACCGGCCTCGGCGACGAGGGCGGTTTCGCCCCCGACCTGCCCAGCAACCGCGAGGGCCTCGAGTTCCTCATCAAGGCGATCGAGAAGGCCGGCTTCACCCCCGGCAAGGACATCGCACTCGGCCTCGACGTCGCAGCGACCGAGTTCTTCAGCGACGGCGTCTACCGCCTCGACAACAAGGACTGGACCGGCCCCGAGCTGATCGAGTACTACCAGGGCCTGGTCTCGGACTTCCCGATCGTCACGATCGAGGATGCCCTCGCCGAGGACGACTGGGACAACTGGAAGCAGCTCACCGACGCGCTCGGCAGCAAGGTGCAGCTCGTGGGCGACGACCTGTTCGTCACGAACCCCGAGCGTCTCGGCGACGGCATCGCTCGCGGTGTCGCGAACTCGCTGCTGGTCAAGGTCAACCAGATCGGCACGCTGACCGAGACCTTCGACGCGGTCAGCCTCGCGCAGCGCTCGGGCTACACGGCGATGCTGTCGCACCGTTCGGGTGAGACCGAGGACACGACGATCGCCGACCTCGCCGTCGCGACCAACGCGGGTCAGATCAAGACCGGTGCGCCCGCTCGCAGCGAGCGCGTCGCGAAGTACAATCAGCTTCTGCGCATCGAAGAGGAGCTGGGTGACGCCGCCGTGTTCGCGGGCGCATCCGCCTTCCCGCGCTTCCAGGCCTGA
- a CDS encoding FtsB family cell division protein — protein MARRPVPPPSSSRPAPQERSRTTARRAGSGRSVDVREWASGIRLSGFAVIMLSLVVLGTWVLVPTIGTYLGQKQKIAALEHSVQVTQSQIAELERERERWDDPAYITTQARERLYYIKPGEVVYLVDDDLDPADLPPEQQQVSDELEERPADWMPQLLRGLTSAGLSKTAVEAPNR, from the coding sequence ATGGCCAGACGACCGGTTCCCCCTCCTTCGTCGTCCCGGCCCGCGCCGCAGGAACGCAGTCGCACCACCGCGCGCCGCGCCGGCTCGGGTCGCTCGGTCGATGTGCGCGAGTGGGCGAGCGGCATCCGGCTGTCCGGCTTCGCGGTCATCATGCTCTCGCTCGTCGTGCTCGGCACCTGGGTGCTGGTGCCGACGATCGGCACCTACCTCGGACAGAAGCAGAAGATCGCGGCCCTCGAGCACTCGGTGCAGGTGACCCAGAGCCAGATCGCCGAGCTCGAGCGCGAACGCGAGCGATGGGACGACCCGGCGTACATCACCACCCAGGCGCGGGAGCGCCTGTACTACATCAAGCCCGGTGAGGTCGTGTATCTCGTCGACGATGATCTCGACCCCGCCGATCTTCCCCCCGAGCAGCAGCAGGTCAGCGACGAGCTCGAGGAGCGCCCGGCCGACTGGATGCCGCAGCTGCTGCGCGGTCTCACCTCCGCGGGGCTCTCGAAGACCGCTGTCGAGGCGCCGAACCGCTAG
- a CDS encoding S8 family peptidase, which translates to MTAYRVLRGIAAAAAVTASVMLAASSAGAAPASPATAPYTATQTATPSPTPPPIPDDPNDPERAREYWLDGAKIRQAWSVTRGKGVKIAIIDTGIGKPPVIFDGAVAGGTDVSGVGSPDGRTPVGVRDPNHGSWVASLAAGRGNPDGTGMIGVAPEAELLSISLGFPGSASTVPFADQVVKAMKWAVDNGADVINLSFTTNTLDWDESWDEAFLYAQEHDVVVIVAAGNRGSGTAMIGAPATIPGVLTVGGVDQTGVASTGASTQGITIGISAPSESLLGMSADGTLRSWDGTSGAAPIVAGVAALVRAAHPDLDAANVINRLIRTAVKVPDMTRTPDPLYGFGLLDAEAAVTASLPTVSSNPMGDLKEWIRVYRRADAPEPSQPQPTSTPVAVPPLPAVEQPAERGSPLLPTPESLRYGTLPLLALTVPGILIALGVTAAARRIRLERGRRTPNP; encoded by the coding sequence ATGACCGCTTACCGGGTGCTGCGAGGCATCGCCGCGGCCGCGGCGGTGACGGCATCCGTGATGCTCGCCGCCTCCTCGGCCGGCGCGGCGCCCGCGTCACCGGCGACGGCGCCCTACACGGCGACCCAGACCGCGACGCCCTCGCCCACTCCTCCGCCGATCCCCGACGACCCCAATGATCCGGAGCGGGCACGCGAGTACTGGCTCGACGGCGCGAAGATCCGCCAGGCGTGGAGCGTCACCCGCGGCAAGGGGGTCAAGATCGCCATCATCGACACGGGCATCGGCAAGCCGCCGGTCATCTTCGACGGTGCGGTCGCAGGCGGCACCGACGTGTCAGGCGTCGGCAGCCCCGACGGCCGCACGCCGGTCGGCGTCCGTGATCCGAACCACGGGTCCTGGGTCGCATCGCTCGCGGCGGGCCGCGGCAACCCCGACGGCACCGGCATGATCGGCGTCGCCCCCGAGGCCGAGCTGCTGTCGATCTCGCTCGGCTTCCCCGGATCGGCGTCGACCGTGCCGTTCGCCGACCAGGTCGTCAAGGCCATGAAGTGGGCGGTCGACAACGGCGCCGACGTCATCAACCTCTCGTTCACGACCAACACCCTCGACTGGGACGAGAGCTGGGACGAGGCGTTCCTCTACGCTCAGGAGCACGACGTCGTGGTCATCGTCGCGGCAGGAAACCGGGGCAGCGGCACGGCCATGATCGGTGCTCCCGCCACGATCCCGGGCGTGCTCACCGTCGGCGGCGTCGACCAGACCGGCGTCGCCAGCACCGGAGCATCCACCCAGGGCATCACGATCGGCATCTCCGCGCCGAGCGAGTCGCTGCTGGGGATGTCGGCCGACGGCACCCTGCGCTCATGGGACGGCACGAGCGGCGCAGCTCCCATCGTCGCCGGCGTCGCAGCCCTGGTGCGCGCGGCGCACCCCGACCTCGACGCGGCCAACGTCATCAACCGCCTGATCAGGACGGCGGTGAAGGTGCCCGACATGACCCGCACTCCTGATCCGCTCTACGGCTTCGGACTGCTCGACGCGGAGGCGGCGGTCACCGCATCCCTTCCCACGGTGAGCAGCAACCCGATGGGCGACCTGAAGGAGTGGATCCGCGTCTACCGGCGCGCCGACGCGCCTGAGCCGTCGCAGCCGCAGCCCACGTCGACACCGGTCGCCGTCCCGCCACTGCCCGCCGTCGAGCAGCCCGCCGAGCGCGGATCCCCCCTGCTGCCCACTCCCGAGTCGCTGCGGTACGGTACCCTGCCGCTCTTGGCCCTCACCGTGCCTGGTATCCTGATAGCGCTTGGCGTCACCGCAGCTGCCCGGCGCATCCGATTGGAGCGCGGTCGACGCACTCCCAACCCCTGA
- a CDS encoding FAD-dependent oxidoreductase — translation MPQNSTAPRILIVGGGYAGFYTAWKLEKHLRKGEAEVTMVDPLPYMTYQPFLPEVAAGSIEPRHAVVTHRRHLKSTNVITAKVTGIDHANKVATITPPIGEPYEFAYDQIVVTAGAVSRTFPIPGIADNAIGLKTIEEAVAVRDRLLSNFDKAAAIPAGPERDRLLTVVVVGGGFAGIEAFAELRSFASSLISKYPQLSFDDTHFHLIEAMGRIMPEVSLETSKWVMKDLGKRGAFIHLDTQVTSAVDGNVELSSGEVIPSDLIVWTAGVMANPTVVRGGDLPTEPRGRIAAQADLRVIDADGNPIEGAWAAGDVAAVPDKTGGLPDGTCVPNAQHAVRQAKLLAKNLVAVLRGEGTKDYFHKNLGAVAGLGLYNGVFQSGKIALKGFIAWVAHRGYHGLAMPTWERKWRVLWGWWHNLWLGRDFANLAAVQHPRAAFEEFAARPRPAVTETAAPAAQKDAAKSDAGKPAKPDAVKPAAKVDAAKPAAKKAPVKPAAKKAPAKKAPAKAESVEVEA, via the coding sequence GTGCCTCAGAACAGCACTGCACCCCGCATTCTGATTGTCGGTGGAGGCTACGCAGGTTTCTACACCGCATGGAAGCTCGAGAAGCACCTTCGCAAGGGTGAGGCCGAGGTGACGATGGTGGATCCGCTGCCGTACATGACCTATCAGCCGTTCCTGCCCGAGGTCGCGGCCGGATCGATCGAGCCGCGCCACGCGGTGGTCACCCACCGCCGCCACCTCAAGAGCACGAACGTGATCACGGCGAAGGTGACGGGCATCGACCACGCCAACAAGGTCGCCACGATCACGCCCCCGATCGGCGAGCCGTACGAGTTCGCGTACGACCAGATCGTCGTGACCGCCGGCGCCGTGTCGCGCACGTTCCCGATCCCCGGCATCGCCGACAACGCGATCGGGCTCAAGACCATCGAAGAGGCCGTCGCCGTTCGCGACCGCCTGCTGTCGAACTTCGACAAGGCCGCTGCGATTCCGGCTGGCCCCGAGCGCGACCGCCTGCTGACCGTCGTGGTCGTCGGCGGTGGCTTCGCGGGCATCGAGGCCTTCGCCGAGCTGCGCTCGTTCGCCTCGTCGCTGATCTCCAAGTACCCGCAGCTGTCGTTCGATGACACGCACTTCCACCTCATCGAGGCGATGGGCCGCATCATGCCCGAGGTCTCGCTCGAGACCAGCAAGTGGGTCATGAAGGACCTCGGCAAGCGCGGCGCGTTCATCCACCTCGACACGCAGGTGACCAGCGCGGTCGACGGCAACGTCGAGCTGTCGAGCGGCGAGGTGATCCCGTCCGACCTGATCGTCTGGACCGCGGGTGTCATGGCGAACCCGACCGTCGTCCGTGGCGGCGACCTGCCCACCGAGCCCCGCGGACGCATCGCGGCGCAGGCCGACCTGCGCGTCATCGACGCCGACGGCAACCCCATCGAGGGCGCCTGGGCCGCGGGTGATGTCGCCGCTGTGCCCGACAAGACCGGCGGACTGCCCGACGGCACGTGCGTGCCGAACGCGCAGCACGCGGTGCGTCAGGCGAAGCTGCTCGCGAAGAACCTCGTGGCCGTGCTGCGTGGCGAGGGCACCAAGGACTACTTCCACAAGAACCTGGGCGCTGTGGCCGGACTCGGTCTCTACAACGGCGTCTTCCAGTCGGGCAAGATCGCGCTCAAGGGCTTCATCGCCTGGGTCGCGCACCGCGGCTACCACGGTCTCGCGATGCCGACCTGGGAGCGCAAGTGGCGCGTGCTGTGGGGCTGGTGGCACAACCTGTGGCTCGGCCGTGACTTCGCGAACCTGGCCGCTGTGCAGCACCCGCGTGCCGCGTTCGAGGAGTTCGCCGCGCGTCCGCGTCCGGCGGTCACCGAGACAGCTGCACCGGCCGCTCAGAAGGACGCCGCGAAGTCGGACGCGGGCAAGCCCGCGAAGCCGGATGCCGTGAAGCCGGCCGCGAAGGTCGACGCCGCGAAGCCGGCTGCCAAGAAGGCTCCCGTCAAGCCGGCGGCCAAGAAGGCCCCCGCCAAGAAGGCGCCGGCAAAGGCCGAGAGCGTTGAGGTCGAGGCCTGA
- a CDS encoding alanine racemase, giving the protein MLDLTAGRRPASESDAPWRSPDRYWTSLTEATAHLPAPVAVIEREALRHNAMDLLVRAGGIPIRVATKSVRVRAVLDAVLEIPGYRGILAFTLAEALWLAEQHDDIVLGYPTAARAALRALLADDRAASRITLMIDDLAHLDLIDSVAAPATRPEVRVAIDVDASLRSASLGHIGVRRSPLHSAADVAAFARRVVRRPGFRLVGLQMYEAQIAGQGDAAGADAPVIRMVQARSRDELRQRRAEIADAVTQVAPLEFLNGGGTGSLEFTGSDESLTEATAGSGLLAGHLFDGYRSFRPAPATAFAFDVVRKPTDEIATVLGGGWIASGPAAASRQPLPVWPSGLRTLAREAAGEVQTPLSGAAARDLKIGDRVWFRHAKSGEPAERVDRYHLVSEGVVVAELPTYRGEGKAFL; this is encoded by the coding sequence GTGCTCGATCTCACTGCAGGCCGGCGCCCGGCATCCGAATCAGATGCACCCTGGCGTTCGCCCGACCGGTACTGGACCTCTCTGACCGAGGCGACCGCCCACCTTCCTGCACCGGTTGCGGTGATCGAGCGGGAGGCGCTGCGCCACAACGCCATGGACCTGCTGGTGCGCGCAGGTGGCATCCCGATCCGCGTCGCGACGAAGTCAGTGCGTGTGCGGGCGGTGCTCGATGCCGTGCTCGAGATCCCCGGGTACCGCGGGATCCTCGCCTTCACACTCGCCGAAGCACTCTGGCTCGCCGAACAGCACGACGACATCGTGCTCGGCTATCCGACCGCCGCCCGTGCAGCGCTGCGCGCACTGCTTGCTGATGACCGAGCGGCGTCGCGCATCACCCTGATGATCGACGACCTCGCCCACCTCGACCTGATCGACTCGGTCGCGGCCCCCGCGACGCGCCCCGAGGTGCGGGTCGCGATCGATGTCGACGCGTCGCTGCGCTCTGCGTCTCTGGGACATATCGGCGTGCGGCGTTCGCCCCTGCACTCCGCCGCCGACGTGGCGGCGTTCGCCCGCCGCGTCGTCCGACGCCCCGGTTTCCGTCTGGTCGGCCTGCAGATGTACGAGGCGCAGATCGCCGGCCAGGGGGATGCTGCGGGAGCCGACGCCCCCGTCATCCGCATGGTGCAGGCGCGTTCCCGCGACGAACTTCGCCAGCGTCGTGCCGAGATCGCCGACGCGGTGACGCAGGTGGCGCCGCTCGAGTTCCTCAACGGGGGAGGGACGGGCTCGCTGGAGTTCACCGGCAGCGACGAGTCGCTCACCGAGGCCACCGCAGGCAGCGGACTGCTCGCCGGTCACCTCTTCGACGGATACCGCTCATTTCGGCCCGCACCCGCCACGGCTTTCGCCTTCGACGTCGTCCGCAAGCCCACCGACGAGATCGCCACCGTCCTGGGCGGCGGGTGGATCGCGTCCGGCCCCGCTGCAGCATCCCGCCAGCCGCTCCCTGTCTGGCCCTCCGGGCTCCGCACGCTCGCCCGCGAGGCCGCAGGAGAAGTGCAGACGCCGCTGAGCGGTGCCGCCGCACGCGATCTGAAGATCGGCGACCGGGTCTGGTTCCGGCACGCGAAGAGCGGCGAGCCAGCGGAACGGGTCGATCGCTACCATCTGGTGTCGGAGGGCGTCGTCGTCGCCGAGCTGCCCACGTACCGAGGAGAGGGAAAGGCGTTCCTATGA
- a CDS encoding D-arabinono-1,4-lactone oxidase produces the protein MTRPGGTWQNWGRTAAVRPVRVERPRSPEGVQRAVKAASAQGLTIKAVGAGHSFTGIAAAPGVLLELDDLQGLVSADTETGMVTLLAGTRLHRIPALLKPYGLAMQNLGDIDRQSISGAISTGTHGTGARFGGIATQVRGLTLITADGEFLRIDQQHNTELLAGAVVGLGALGIVVDVTLQCVPAFVLQAVDAPVPLDGTLGSLTERVADADHFEFYWHPHTDVALTKTQTRMPESTRRRPIPPLRRWLDESLLTNGVFGAFCGVSRVVPAVIPPFNQLAVRLTGDAEYADQSHRVLIHHRDVRFREMEYALPAENVVSAFDEVRQLIARRGWRIEFPVEVRFAAADDLWLSTAFGRDTAYIAVHRYWRVDPREYFDAVEQIMLAHDGRPHWGKLHGLTAAQLRELYPRFDDFVALRDRLDPDRLFGNRHLERILGV, from the coding sequence ATGACTCGTCCGGGCGGAACCTGGCAGAACTGGGGTCGTACGGCGGCCGTACGTCCGGTGCGAGTGGAGCGCCCGCGCTCGCCGGAAGGCGTACAGCGCGCTGTCAAGGCGGCGTCGGCCCAGGGCCTCACGATCAAGGCCGTCGGCGCCGGACACAGCTTCACCGGCATCGCCGCGGCTCCAGGAGTGCTGCTCGAGCTCGACGACCTGCAGGGGCTCGTCTCAGCCGACACTGAGACCGGGATGGTCACCCTGCTCGCAGGCACGCGGCTGCACCGCATCCCTGCGCTGTTGAAGCCCTACGGGCTCGCGATGCAGAACCTCGGCGACATAGACAGGCAGTCGATCAGCGGCGCCATCTCGACGGGCACGCACGGCACCGGCGCCCGCTTCGGCGGGATCGCCACTCAGGTACGCGGTCTCACCCTGATCACGGCCGACGGAGAGTTCTTGCGCATCGACCAGCAGCACAACACCGAGCTGCTGGCCGGTGCCGTCGTCGGTCTCGGCGCGCTGGGCATCGTGGTCGACGTGACCCTGCAGTGCGTTCCGGCGTTCGTCTTGCAGGCGGTCGACGCCCCCGTTCCGCTCGACGGCACGCTCGGTTCGCTGACCGAGCGCGTGGCGGATGCCGACCATTTCGAGTTCTACTGGCATCCGCACACCGACGTCGCGCTGACAAAGACGCAGACCCGGATGCCCGAATCCACCCGTCGCCGTCCCATCCCGCCGTTGAGGCGCTGGCTCGACGAGAGCCTGCTCACCAACGGGGTCTTCGGTGCTTTCTGCGGCGTCAGCAGAGTCGTGCCGGCCGTCATCCCTCCGTTCAACCAGCTCGCCGTGCGTCTGACGGGCGACGCCGAGTACGCCGATCAGTCCCATCGCGTGCTCATCCATCACCGTGACGTGCGGTTCCGCGAGATGGAGTACGCCCTGCCGGCTGAGAACGTCGTCTCCGCGTTCGACGAGGTGCGCCAGCTGATCGCCCGGAGAGGGTGGCGCATAGAGTTCCCCGTGGAAGTGCGCTTCGCGGCGGCCGACGATCTGTGGCTTTCGACAGCCTTCGGGCGCGACACCGCGTACATCGCTGTGCATCGCTACTGGCGCGTCGACCCTCGCGAGTACTTCGACGCGGTCGAGCAGATCATGCTCGCCCACGATGGCAGGCCGCACTGGGGCAAGCTCCACGGGCTGACAGCGGCGCAGCTGCGCGAGCTGTACCCGCGGTTCGACGACTTCGTCGCGCTGCGTGATCGCCTCGATCCTGACCGCCTGTTCGGAAACCGTCATCTCGAGCGGATCCTCGGGGTCTGA
- a CDS encoding LemA family protein has product MEWLWPVLIVVGVLLLVGIYLWSTYNSLVQLNVRVDEAWSGITVQLKRRADLIPNLIETVRGYAAHEKEVFEGVTRARAETLAATGPAEAGVAEGHLQQALRSLFAVAEAYPQLQASQNYLQLQHSLVDTEDKIQAARRFYNGGVRELNTKIKVFPNNLFARGLGFTEREFFEVSDDGAISEPPRVQF; this is encoded by the coding sequence ATGGAATGGCTGTGGCCGGTACTGATCGTCGTGGGAGTGCTGCTGCTCGTCGGCATCTATCTGTGGTCGACGTACAACTCGCTGGTGCAGCTGAACGTGCGCGTCGATGAAGCGTGGAGCGGCATAACCGTCCAGCTCAAGCGTCGAGCGGACCTCATCCCCAACCTCATCGAGACCGTGCGCGGGTATGCCGCGCATGAGAAGGAGGTCTTCGAGGGGGTCACCCGCGCCCGAGCCGAGACTCTGGCTGCCACCGGGCCGGCCGAAGCGGGCGTCGCCGAGGGGCACTTGCAGCAGGCGCTTCGGAGCCTGTTCGCGGTAGCCGAGGCGTACCCGCAGCTGCAGGCCAGCCAGAACTACCTGCAGCTGCAGCACTCGCTGGTCGACACGGAAGACAAGATCCAGGCCGCGCGTCGCTTCTACAACGGCGGGGTGCGGGAGCTGAACACCAAGATCAAGGTATTCCCCAACAACCTGTTCGCCCGCGGCCTCGGCTTCACGGAACGTGAGTTCTTCGAGGTCAGCGATGACGGCGCTATCTCCGAACCGCCGCGCGTGCAGTTCTGA